A genome region from Nocardia sp. NBC_00565 includes the following:
- a CDS encoding peptidyl-tRNA hydrolase, whose product MSSFPESTAGVRDGDDPAAAELSTGVEGFRVRHAELARGYGGLGDPEDPAMVQAMQMVLHIPKIDPPRRSALLEAAAAATVAVCLDERVGPEGEWAQRFLDWKRSRIRKVARRARGAQWLAANEVDGVTVEVDGAQARALVPGPVGAVDPRIKRLQIGGTDLEHDDPGPADPELPVLWVNSKLGMTLGKAAAQVGHASMLLAGALTADEARLWSEREFRCAVRESGPEQWASLCEQVSRGAAVAVRDAGFTEVAPGSITVIAVPRQSGQY is encoded by the coding sequence ATGTCGAGTTTCCCGGAGAGTACGGCCGGGGTCCGGGACGGCGATGATCCGGCGGCGGCCGAATTGTCCACCGGCGTCGAGGGTTTCCGCGTTCGGCACGCGGAACTGGCGCGCGGTTACGGCGGCCTCGGCGATCCCGAAGATCCGGCCATGGTGCAGGCCATGCAGATGGTGCTGCATATCCCGAAGATCGATCCGCCGCGGCGCAGCGCGCTGCTGGAGGCCGCGGCGGCGGCCACGGTGGCGGTATGCCTGGATGAGCGGGTGGGGCCCGAGGGGGAGTGGGCGCAGCGGTTCCTGGACTGGAAGCGCTCCCGGATCCGCAAGGTGGCGCGGCGGGCGCGCGGTGCGCAGTGGCTGGCCGCGAACGAGGTCGACGGGGTGACCGTAGAGGTGGACGGTGCGCAGGCGCGGGCGTTGGTGCCCGGGCCGGTCGGCGCGGTGGATCCGCGGATCAAGCGACTGCAGATCGGCGGCACCGACCTCGAGCACGACGATCCCGGGCCCGCGGACCCCGAGTTGCCGGTGCTGTGGGTGAATTCGAAGCTCGGCATGACCCTCGGCAAGGCCGCCGCCCAGGTCGGTCACGCCAGCATGCTGCTCGCCGGGGCGCTCACGGCGGACGAGGCCCGGTTGTGGTCCGAGCGTGAGTTCCGCTGCGCGGTGCGCGAATCCGGACCGGAGCAGTGGGCATCGCTGTGCGAACAAGTATCTCGCGGTGCGGCGGTCGCGGTGCGCGACGCCGGTTTCACCGAGGTCGCGCCGGGCTCGATAACTGTTATCGCGGTGCCCAGGCAATCGGGACAATACTGA
- the serB gene encoding phosphoserine phosphatase SerB, which translates to MADTTVLVTVTGPDRPGVTSVLLAAMSRHQVSLLDVEQVVIRGRLTLGVLVTCPNDAEALQDELEEAMNTVGMHVDVEVDAQIGRQPMSTHAVVILGAPVTARAFSSVSRQLAALGANIDTIRGIADYPVTGMELLVTATDTGPDSDSRLRTALAEVAVTEQVDVAVERAGLARRAKRLIVFDVDSTLIQGEVIEMLAAHAGVEEEVRKVTEAAMRGEIDFAESLRQRVATLEGLDESVIEEVADRIELTPGARTTIRTLRRIGFRCGVVSGGFRQVIEPLAHELELDFVQANTLEVKDGKLTGRVIGEIVDRAFKATALRKFAAEAGVPMEQTVAVGDGANDIDMLNAAGLGVAFNAKPALREVADAALSHPYLDAVLFILGVTRDEVEAADARDGGIRRVPLVGS; encoded by the coding sequence TTGGCCGACACCACCGTCCTCGTCACCGTCACCGGTCCCGACCGGCCCGGTGTGACGTCCGTGCTGCTCGCGGCGATGTCGCGGCACCAGGTGAGTCTGCTCGATGTCGAGCAGGTCGTCATCCGCGGTCGGCTCACCCTCGGCGTGCTGGTCACCTGTCCGAATGATGCCGAGGCGCTGCAGGACGAGCTCGAAGAGGCGATGAACACCGTCGGCATGCACGTCGATGTGGAAGTCGACGCACAGATCGGCAGGCAGCCGATGTCCACCCACGCGGTGGTCATCCTGGGCGCCCCGGTGACCGCGCGGGCGTTCAGTTCGGTCTCGCGTCAGCTCGCCGCACTGGGCGCCAATATCGACACCATTCGCGGTATCGCCGACTATCCGGTGACCGGTATGGAGCTCCTGGTCACCGCGACCGACACCGGACCCGATTCCGATTCGCGGCTGCGCACCGCGCTGGCCGAGGTCGCGGTCACCGAACAGGTGGATGTCGCGGTGGAGCGGGCCGGTCTGGCGCGACGGGCCAAGCGGCTCATCGTCTTCGACGTCGACTCGACTCTGATCCAGGGCGAGGTGATCGAGATGCTGGCCGCGCACGCCGGGGTGGAGGAGGAGGTCCGCAAGGTCACCGAGGCGGCCATGCGCGGCGAGATCGACTTCGCCGAATCGCTGCGGCAGCGGGTCGCGACACTCGAGGGTTTGGACGAGTCGGTGATCGAGGAGGTCGCCGACCGGATCGAGCTGACCCCGGGCGCGCGCACCACGATTCGGACTCTGCGCCGGATCGGCTTCCGCTGCGGTGTGGTGTCGGGCGGATTCCGCCAGGTGATCGAACCGCTCGCGCACGAGCTGGAGTTGGACTTCGTCCAGGCCAACACCCTCGAGGTGAAGGACGGGAAGCTGACCGGCAGGGTGATCGGCGAGATCGTCGACCGGGCCTTCAAGGCCACCGCGCTGCGCAAGTTCGCGGCGGAGGCGGGCGTGCCGATGGAGCAGACCGTGGCCGTCGGCGACGGCGCCAATGACATCGACATGCTCAACGCCGCCGGGCTCGGCGTCGCCTTCAATGCCAAACCCGCGCTGCGTGAGGTCGCCGATGCGGCACTTTCGCATCCCTATCTGGATGCGGTGTTGTTCATTCTCGGCGTCACCCGGGACGAGGTGGAGGCCGCCGACGCCCGCGACGGTGGAATCCGTCGGGTGCCGCTTGTCGGCAGCTGA
- the ctaD gene encoding aa3-type cytochrome oxidase subunit I gives MTAVEPKPVPQLEATRPYPARTGPKGSFIVKMVTTTDPKVLGVMYLTTSMAFFLIGGLMALLMRGELARPGLQFLSPEQFNQLFTMHGTIMLLFYATAIVFGFANIVLPLQIGAPDVAFPRLNAFSYWLYAFGATMATAGFITPGGAADFGWTAYVPLTDILHSPGVGTDLWILGLAVSGLGTILGGVNMLTTVVCLRAPGMTMFRLPIFTWNIAVTSVLVLLAFPLLTAALFGLAYDRHLGGHIYDPATGGILLYQHLFWFFGHPEVYIIALPFFGIVSEIFPVFSRKPIFGYTTLVYATLGIAALSIAVWAHHMYATGAVLLPYFSFMTFLIAVPTGVKFFNWIGTMWRGQLTFETPMLFSIGFLVTFLFGGLSGVILASPPLDFAVTDSYFVVAHFHYVLFGTIVFATYAGIYFWFPKITGRMMDERLGKWHFWTTFIGFHTTFLVQHWLGAEGMPRRYADYLPSDGFTTLNTISTIGAFILGASMLPFLWNVFKSYRYGEVVTVDDPWGYGNSLEWATTCPPPRHNFYELPRIRSERPAFELHYPHMVERMRAEAHVGWGSDKHATEVHETSLAKS, from the coding sequence GTGACTGCCGTAGAGCCCAAGCCAGTCCCTCAGTTGGAAGCGACTCGGCCGTATCCGGCTCGGACCGGGCCGAAGGGCTCGTTCATCGTCAAGATGGTCACCACGACCGACCCCAAGGTCCTCGGTGTCATGTACCTGACCACATCGATGGCGTTCTTCCTCATCGGTGGCCTGATGGCACTGCTGATGCGCGGTGAGCTGGCCCGTCCGGGCCTGCAGTTCCTGTCGCCGGAACAGTTCAACCAGCTGTTCACCATGCACGGCACGATCATGCTGCTGTTCTACGCGACCGCGATCGTGTTCGGCTTCGCGAATATCGTCCTGCCGTTGCAGATCGGCGCCCCCGACGTCGCCTTCCCGCGACTGAACGCCTTCAGCTACTGGCTGTACGCGTTCGGCGCGACCATGGCGACCGCGGGCTTCATCACCCCCGGCGGCGCGGCGGACTTCGGTTGGACGGCGTACGTGCCGCTGACCGACATCCTGCATTCGCCGGGCGTCGGCACCGACCTGTGGATCCTGGGCCTGGCCGTCTCCGGTCTGGGCACCATCCTCGGTGGCGTCAACATGCTGACCACCGTCGTCTGCCTGCGCGCCCCCGGTATGACCATGTTCCGGCTGCCGATCTTCACCTGGAATATCGCCGTCACCAGCGTCCTTGTGCTGCTTGCCTTCCCGCTGCTGACCGCCGCGCTGTTCGGCCTGGCCTATGACCGTCACCTGGGCGGCCACATCTACGATCCGGCCACCGGCGGCATCCTGCTCTACCAGCACCTGTTCTGGTTCTTCGGCCACCCCGAGGTCTACATCATCGCGCTGCCGTTCTTCGGCATCGTCTCCGAGATCTTCCCGGTCTTCTCGCGCAAGCCGATCTTCGGTTACACCACGCTGGTCTACGCGACCCTGGGTATCGCCGCGCTGTCCATCGCGGTGTGGGCGCACCACATGTACGCCACCGGCGCCGTGCTGCTGCCGTACTTCTCGTTCATGACCTTCCTGATCGCCGTCCCGACCGGAGTGAAGTTCTTCAACTGGATCGGCACTATGTGGCGCGGCCAGTTGACCTTCGAGACGCCGATGCTGTTCTCCATCGGGTTCCTGGTGACCTTCCTCTTCGGTGGTCTGTCGGGTGTCATCCTGGCCTCGCCGCCGCTGGACTTCGCGGTCACCGACTCGTACTTCGTCGTCGCGCACTTCCACTACGTGCTCTTCGGCACCATCGTGTTCGCGACCTACGCCGGCATCTACTTCTGGTTCCCGAAGATCACCGGCCGGATGATGGACGAGCGCCTGGGCAAGTGGCACTTCTGGACCACCTTCATCGGCTTCCACACCACCTTCCTCGTCCAGCACTGGCTGGGTGCCGAGGGTATGCCGCGTCGCTACGCCGATTACCTGCCCAGCGACGGATTCACCACGCTGAACACCATTTCCACCATCGGCGCGTTCATCCTGGGCGCCTCGATGCTGCCGTTCCTGTGGAACGTCTTCAAGAGCTACCGATACGGTGAGGTCGTCACCGTGGACGATCCGTGGGGTTACGGCAACTCACTGGAATGGGCCACCACCTGCCCGCCGCCGCGGCACAACTTCTACGAACTGCCGCGGATCCGGTCCGAGCGTCCCGCCTTCGAGCTGCACTATCCGCATATGGTCGAGCGGATGCGGGCTGAGGCGCACGTGGGCTGGGGCTCGGATAAGCACGCCACGGAGGTCCACGAGACTTCCTTGGCAAAGAGCTAG
- a CDS encoding iron-siderophore ABC transporter substrate-binding protein has product MPVSALVRTRNSAASDCLQVARKRTDFPRYGTAWNRAVRHGRTAVALLCAALVVAGCSRNDDASSIVRTTTNIAGAGVVGLERDTAHACPLPSAPDPSNGKTRTVTHAAGTSEVPADPQRIVVLSTSALDAACAVGLWERVVGAVPIDGPRPQPVYLGYGVLKIPAVGSAAQPDFGQIAGLHPDLIIGDNSSGAAGFAALQAIAPTVLADPASGWQAEFRTLAAGLGRSNAAATALENYRTEARDTGNTLAASQSQASVLRFTADKDQVQGSDSFAGQILADAGVQRPTAQRGTSFEVTEPDLIKVEGDIIYVIFAGEAGEERGKKVLHSDAWLDLGAAADKRVFAVEDTVWHGDGLTAARALLADLRNSLNGYVTD; this is encoded by the coding sequence ATGCCGGTGAGCGCCCTTGTACGCACCCGAAACAGCGCCGCTAGCGACTGCTTGCAGGTCGCTCGAAAGCGCACAGACTTCCCCCGATACGGCACCGCCTGGAATCGCGCGGTCCGGCACGGGCGTACCGCGGTCGCCCTGCTCTGCGCCGCGCTGGTGGTCGCCGGCTGCAGTCGAAACGACGATGCCAGCTCGATCGTGCGCACCACGACGAATATCGCGGGCGCGGGCGTGGTCGGGCTGGAGCGCGACACCGCACATGCCTGCCCGCTGCCGAGCGCACCCGATCCGTCGAACGGCAAGACCCGCACGGTTACCCACGCCGCAGGCACCTCCGAGGTACCCGCCGATCCGCAGCGCATCGTCGTACTGTCCACCTCGGCACTGGACGCGGCCTGTGCGGTCGGCCTGTGGGAACGTGTCGTCGGCGCGGTCCCCATCGATGGACCGCGCCCGCAGCCCGTCTATCTCGGCTATGGCGTGCTGAAGATTCCCGCGGTCGGTTCCGCGGCGCAGCCCGATTTCGGGCAGATCGCCGGCCTGCATCCCGACCTGATCATCGGCGACAACTCCAGCGGCGCAGCCGGTTTCGCCGCGCTGCAAGCCATCGCGCCCACCGTGCTTGCCGATCCCGCCAGCGGCTGGCAGGCCGAATTCAGGACGCTCGCAGCGGGTCTGGGCCGAAGCAATGCCGCGGCCACCGCCCTGGAGAACTACCGCACCGAGGCGCGCGACACCGGAAATACCTTGGCCGCCAGCCAGAGCCAGGCCTCGGTGCTCCGGTTCACCGCCGACAAGGACCAGGTCCAGGGCAGCGACAGCTTCGCGGGCCAGATCCTCGCCGACGCGGGCGTACAGCGCCCCACCGCACAGCGCGGCACCTCCTTCGAGGTGACCGAACCGGATCTGATCAAGGTCGAGGGCGACATCATCTACGTGATCTTCGCCGGCGAAGCGGGCGAGGAGCGCGGCAAGAAGGTGCTGCACAGCGATGCGTGGCTGGACCTGGGCGCCGCCGCCGATAAGCGCGTCTTCGCGGTCGAGGACACCGTCTGGCACGGTGACGGCCTCACCGCGGCCCGCGCCCTGCTCGCCGACCTGCGCAACAGCCTGAACGGCTACGTCACCGACTAG
- a CDS encoding VOC family protein, translating into MTAPKTGDPCWIDIYTSDPDRAIAFYGQLFGWTADRAGEEFGGYITFRKDGKAVAGGMGKLADGVEGPDQWTVYLASPDAKATADAAVAHGGAVVVAPMDVGDLGAMAVLGDVGGAGIGVWQAGAFGGFETMGIVSGGKWSDHVGSPSWFELHTRDYAGSLAFYHDVFGWSDTSTISDSPEFRYTTIHATTPMLGGVMDASAFLPEGVPAGWTVYFGAEDVDVAAAKVVELGGTVMSPPMDTPYGRMAQVADPTGARFSIGGDAK; encoded by the coding sequence ATGACCGCACCGAAGACCGGCGATCCCTGTTGGATCGACATCTACACCTCCGATCCCGATCGGGCCATCGCCTTCTACGGCCAGCTGTTCGGCTGGACCGCCGACCGCGCGGGCGAGGAGTTCGGCGGCTACATCACCTTCCGCAAGGACGGCAAGGCCGTCGCGGGCGGCATGGGCAAACTGGCCGACGGCGTCGAAGGACCCGATCAGTGGACCGTGTACCTCGCCTCCCCCGACGCCAAGGCCACCGCCGATGCGGCCGTCGCACACGGCGGCGCGGTCGTCGTAGCGCCGATGGACGTGGGCGATCTCGGCGCGATGGCCGTACTCGGTGATGTCGGCGGCGCGGGGATCGGCGTCTGGCAGGCGGGCGCCTTCGGCGGTTTCGAGACGATGGGCATCGTCTCGGGCGGCAAGTGGAGCGACCACGTGGGCAGCCCCTCCTGGTTCGAACTGCACACCCGCGACTATGCGGGTTCGCTCGCCTTCTACCACGACGTCTTCGGCTGGAGCGACACCTCCACGATCTCTGACAGCCCGGAGTTCCGCTACACCACCATCCACGCCACCACCCCGATGCTCGGTGGTGTCATGGACGCCTCCGCCTTCCTGCCCGAGGGCGTTCCGGCCGGATGGACCGTGTATTTCGGGGCGGAGGACGTCGACGTCGCGGCCGCGAAGGTAGTGGAGCTGGGCGGCACCGTGATGTCCCCGCCGATGGACACCCCTTACGGGCGCATGGCGCAGGTCGCTGATCCCACCGGCGCGCGCTTCAGCATCGGCGGTGACGCGAAGTGA